In Stanieria sp. NIES-3757, the DNA window AGAACGTCCGCGAGACATCACGGGATTGTTGGTTAATTTGCAACCAGGAGATATTCTTTTTATCGATGAAATTCATCGCCTCAACCGCATGACTGAAGAATTACTTTATCCTGCGATGGAAGATTACCGCCTGGATATTACCATTGGCAAAGGACAAAGTACAAAAATTCGGAGTATTCCCTTACCTCGTTTTACTCTAGTCGGTGCAACTACCAAAATCGGTTCTCTGACTTCACCTTTACGCGATCGCTTTGGTTTAATTCAAAGATTACGTTTTTATGAACCTGACGAACTAACTCTGATTGTCCAACGTACAGCAGAGATTTTAAACTGTTCCATTACTGAAGAAGGTGCAACAGAAATTGCTCGTCGTTCCCGTGGCACACCTCGGATTGCCAATCGTCTCCTCAAACGAGTCAGAGATTATGCCCAAGTCCACCAAGAAGAAATCATTACCCCAGAATTAGCAGCAACAGCACTAAACCTGTTTAATGTGGATGCTTCTGGTTTAGATTGGACAGATCGTTTAGTACTCGGTACGATTATTGAACAATTTAAAGGGGGGCCGGTAGGATTAGAAGCTGTAGCAGCAGCGACAGGGGAAGATGCCAAAACAATTGAAGAAGTTTACGAACCTTATTTGCTACAAATTGGTTATCTGAGTCGTACCCATCGAGGCAGAATCGCCACAGAAGAAGCTTATCGGCATTTAGGTTATTAAACACCTGATCGTTTGTTAGTTATTAACTGAATCCTTGATTAC includes these proteins:
- a CDS encoding Holliday junction DNA helicase RuvB; its protein translation is MALKRNSDQSSPAKKLSQSKTKSEERLLLTATTINEENEQNEESIRPQTLADYIGQKDLKGVLQIAIAAAKSRQEPLDHLLLYGPPGLGKTTMSLILAAEMGVNCKITAAPALERPRDITGLLVNLQPGDILFIDEIHRLNRMTEELLYPAMEDYRLDITIGKGQSTKIRSIPLPRFTLVGATTKIGSLTSPLRDRFGLIQRLRFYEPDELTLIVQRTAEILNCSITEEGATEIARRSRGTPRIANRLLKRVRDYAQVHQEEIITPELAATALNLFNVDASGLDWTDRLVLGTIIEQFKGGPVGLEAVAAATGEDAKTIEEVYEPYLLQIGYLSRTHRGRIATEEAYRHLGY